One genomic segment of Amycolatopsis sp. Hca4 includes these proteins:
- the serB gene encoding phosphoserine phosphatase SerB gives MTQTPVLITTTGPDKPGVSSVLFAVLTRHDVDVLDVEQVVIRGQLVLGVLAGVYRDPEGLQESVEQAMASVGMQVDVKIGSAIGDDPFALGRRDSSHVLVILGRPVTARGFSEVARRLAALGANIDSIRSVADYPVTGLELYVSVHEDSVDADAALRSQLADAAVEAGVDIAVERAGIMRRAKRLVVFDVDSTLIQGEVIEMLGAHAGVEPEIREITEAAMRGELNFTESLERRVALLAGLPASAIEQVAASLELTPGARTTIRTLKRMGFRTGVVSGGFTQVIAGLAEELGLDFAVANELEIVDGELTGKVVGEVVDRAGKAKVLRRFAAEYDIPLEQCVAVGDGANDIDMLSAAGMGVAFNAKPALREVADTALSHPYLDAVLFMLGLTRGEVEAADAADGLELMRP, from the coding sequence GTGACCCAGACCCCCGTCCTGATCACGACGACCGGCCCCGACAAGCCGGGTGTCTCGTCCGTGCTGTTCGCCGTGCTGACCCGGCACGACGTCGACGTGCTCGACGTCGAGCAGGTGGTCATCCGCGGGCAGCTCGTGCTCGGGGTGCTCGCCGGGGTCTACCGCGACCCGGAGGGCCTGCAGGAGTCGGTCGAGCAGGCGATGGCGTCCGTCGGCATGCAGGTCGACGTGAAGATCGGCAGCGCGATCGGTGACGACCCGTTCGCGCTCGGCCGCCGCGACTCCTCGCACGTGCTGGTCATCCTCGGCCGCCCGGTCACCGCGCGCGGCTTCTCGGAGGTCGCGCGCCGGCTGGCCGCGCTGGGCGCCAACATCGACTCGATCCGCAGCGTCGCCGACTACCCGGTGACGGGGCTGGAGCTGTACGTCTCGGTCCACGAGGACAGCGTCGACGCCGACGCCGCGTTGCGCTCCCAGCTCGCGGACGCCGCCGTCGAGGCGGGCGTCGACATCGCCGTGGAGCGGGCGGGCATCATGCGGCGGGCCAAGCGGCTCGTCGTGTTCGACGTGGACTCGACCCTCATCCAGGGCGAGGTCATCGAGATGCTGGGCGCGCACGCCGGCGTCGAGCCGGAGATCCGCGAGATCACCGAAGCGGCCATGCGGGGCGAACTGAACTTCACCGAGTCGCTGGAACGGCGGGTCGCGCTGCTGGCCGGCCTGCCGGCGTCGGCGATCGAGCAGGTCGCCGCGTCCCTCGAGCTGACCCCGGGCGCGCGCACCACGATCCGGACCCTCAAGCGGATGGGCTTCCGCACCGGCGTCGTCTCGGGCGGCTTCACACAGGTCATCGCGGGTCTGGCCGAAGAGCTGGGACTCGACTTCGCCGTGGCGAACGAGCTCGAGATCGTCGACGGCGAGCTCACCGGGAAGGTCGTCGGCGAAGTCGTCGACCGCGCGGGAAAGGCGAAGGTGCTTCGCCGCTTCGCCGCCGAGTACGACATCCCGCTCGAGCAGTGCGTCGCCGTCGGGGACGGTGCCAACGACATCGACATGCTCTCGGCCGCGGGCATGGGTGTCGCGTTCAACGCGAAGCCCGCGCTGCGCGAGGTGGCCGACACCGCGCTGTCGCACCCGTACCTCGACGCCGTGCTGTTCATGCTCGGCCTCACCCGCGGCGAGGTCGAAGCGGCCGACGCCGCCGACGGACTCGAGCTGATGCGTCCGTGA
- a CDS encoding peptidyl-tRNA hydrolase, which translates to MSSVLDPLGARYAFWLGLPAEDTSDTSDELPEEVRAMPVILRIERAEPPGRTPLLEAAAAAALAVCLDERSQPGGEWSEPMQAWLDNRIRKVARRARGAHWAAVQELPGITVEVDGAEARALVPGLVTETPKEVARLQISGSELPPDEPGPVPDGVPLLLLNPHVPMTVGKGAAQVGHATMILAALLDDAERAAWAEQGFRVAVRTATPVQWKELHPGDDPEGAWRRDRVVAVRDAGFTEVDPGTITVLAQWAPEQAVS; encoded by the coding sequence GTGAGCAGCGTTCTCGACCCCCTGGGTGCCCGCTACGCCTTCTGGCTGGGGCTGCCGGCCGAAGACACTTCCGACACCTCCGACGAGCTGCCGGAGGAAGTCCGGGCCATGCCGGTCATCCTCCGCATCGAACGGGCCGAGCCGCCGGGCCGCACCCCGCTGCTGGAGGCGGCGGCCGCCGCGGCGCTGGCGGTGTGCCTCGACGAGCGTTCGCAGCCCGGCGGCGAATGGTCCGAGCCGATGCAGGCCTGGCTCGACAACCGGATCCGGAAGGTCGCGCGGCGGGCGCGGGGCGCGCACTGGGCGGCCGTGCAGGAGCTGCCGGGCATCACGGTCGAGGTCGACGGCGCCGAGGCCCGGGCCCTCGTGCCGGGGCTGGTCACCGAGACGCCCAAGGAGGTCGCGCGGCTGCAGATCTCCGGCAGCGAGCTGCCGCCGGACGAGCCGGGCCCGGTCCCGGACGGCGTCCCGCTGCTGCTGCTCAACCCGCACGTCCCGATGACCGTCGGCAAGGGTGCCGCCCAGGTCGGGCACGCGACGATGATCCTCGCCGCGCTGCTGGACGACGCGGAGCGGGCCGCCTGGGCCGAGCAGGGCTTCCGCGTCGCCGTGCGCACGGCGACCCCGGTGCAGTGGAAGGAACTGCACCCGGGCGACGACCCGGAGGGCGCGTGGCGGCGCGACCGCGTCGTCGCCGTGCGGGACGCCGGGTTCACCGAGGTCGACCCGGGCACGATCACGGTTCTCGCCCAGTGGGCGCCGGAACAAGCGGTTTCCTGA
- a CDS encoding OsmC family protein, with translation MTLEVERTGEHAFVGRNERGAEVRLGRKGAEGAFSPAELLQIAAAGCSAVTAEELIVRRIGEEAKFRVAVTADRREGAAELDAVHVAFDVDVSTLAADQREALAGAVDRAIERLCTVSRTLKKGIPVTEEFPA, from the coding sequence ATGACACTGGAAGTGGAACGCACGGGCGAGCACGCGTTCGTCGGGCGCAACGAGCGTGGCGCGGAGGTCCGGCTGGGCCGCAAGGGCGCCGAAGGGGCGTTTTCGCCCGCCGAGCTGCTGCAGATCGCGGCGGCGGGCTGCAGCGCGGTGACGGCGGAGGAGCTGATCGTCCGGCGGATCGGCGAAGAGGCGAAGTTCCGGGTGGCCGTGACCGCGGACCGGCGTGAAGGCGCGGCGGAGCTGGACGCCGTGCACGTCGCTTTCGATGTCGACGTGTCGACATTGGCGGCGGATCAGCGGGAAGCGCTCGCCGGGGCCGTGGATCGCGCCATCGAACGGCTCTGCACGGTGAGCCGGACGCTCAAGAAGGGGATCCCGGTGACGGAGGAGTTTCCGGCGTAG
- a CDS encoding ATP-dependent DNA helicase produces the protein MPARTDFPGVLELLTHAVESVGGAERPGQVQMADAVGRAIRTGEHLAVQAGTGTGKSLAYLVPAIRHAVEKEATVVVSTATIALQRQLVDRDLPRLAKALKKPLGREPTFAILKGRRNYMCLHRLDSGAPDEPEDAQLFDPFAVSRLGKEVTRLREWASDTETGDRDELVPGVSDQAWRQVSVTAKECLGASRCPIGTDCFAEKARAEAGRADVIVTNHALLAIDALQGYQVLPDHDVVIIDEAHDLVDRVTSVATGELTSAMCAAAARRCGKLIDADVADRLLEAGDGLALIVDDLPAGRMDELPRPLKGAIPAVRDAAHACITALGNDRKEDVEGATARKLARSLLDEVHDTAVRLLEAFDEDQAHQRDVVWLSGDKYSSNPRPPALKVAPLGVAGLLRERVFNQHTTILTSATLTLGGTFDTMARQWGLPPGAARVEQAPGAATEKEAPSDDSGPKWTGLDVGSPFDHRRNGILYLAKHLPPPGRDGLTPSTMDELAELIEAAGGRTLGLFSSMRAAKQATEEMRERLDFPILCQGDDATSLLVQKFSEDVRTCLFGTLSLWQGVDVPGPSLQLVVVDRIPFPRPDDPVSSARQRAVEARGGNGFLTVAATHAALLLAQGTGRLHRAVSDRGVVAVLDSRLANARYGGFLRASLPPFWPTMDPKVVREALRRLDAAAPA, from the coding sequence GTGCCCGCCCGAACCGATTTCCCCGGCGTCCTCGAACTCCTCACCCACGCGGTGGAGTCCGTCGGCGGTGCCGAGCGCCCAGGGCAGGTCCAGATGGCCGACGCCGTCGGCCGCGCCATCCGCACCGGTGAGCACCTGGCCGTGCAGGCCGGCACCGGCACCGGCAAGTCACTGGCCTACCTCGTGCCCGCGATCCGCCACGCCGTCGAGAAAGAAGCCACCGTCGTGGTCTCCACGGCGACGATCGCGCTGCAGCGCCAGCTCGTCGACCGCGACCTCCCGCGCCTGGCGAAGGCGCTGAAGAAGCCGCTCGGCCGCGAACCGACCTTCGCCATCCTCAAGGGGCGGCGCAACTACATGTGCCTGCACCGGCTGGATTCCGGCGCGCCGGACGAGCCGGAGGACGCCCAGCTCTTCGACCCGTTCGCGGTGTCCCGGCTGGGCAAGGAGGTCACGCGGCTGCGGGAGTGGGCCTCGGACACCGAAACCGGCGACCGCGACGAGCTCGTCCCCGGTGTCTCCGACCAGGCGTGGCGCCAGGTTTCGGTGACGGCGAAGGAATGTCTCGGCGCTTCGCGCTGCCCGATCGGCACGGACTGCTTCGCCGAGAAAGCCCGCGCCGAGGCCGGCCGTGCCGACGTCATCGTGACCAACCACGCGCTGCTGGCGATCGACGCGCTGCAGGGCTACCAGGTCCTGCCGGACCACGACGTGGTGATCATCGACGAGGCTCACGACCTGGTCGACCGGGTCACCTCGGTCGCCACCGGCGAGCTGACCAGCGCGATGTGCGCCGCGGCCGCCCGCCGCTGCGGCAAGCTGATCGACGCCGACGTCGCCGACCGCCTGCTGGAGGCGGGTGACGGGCTGGCGCTGATCGTGGACGACCTGCCCGCGGGCCGGATGGACGAGCTGCCGCGGCCGCTGAAGGGCGCGATCCCGGCGGTCCGCGACGCCGCGCACGCGTGCATCACCGCGCTGGGCAACGACCGCAAGGAGGACGTCGAAGGGGCGACGGCGCGCAAGCTGGCGCGGTCGCTGCTCGACGAGGTGCACGACACCGCGGTCCGGCTGCTGGAGGCGTTCGACGAGGACCAGGCGCACCAGCGGGACGTCGTCTGGCTCTCCGGCGACAAGTACTCGTCGAACCCGCGGCCGCCGGCGCTGAAGGTGGCGCCGCTGGGCGTCGCCGGCCTGCTGCGGGAGCGCGTGTTCAACCAGCACACGACGATCCTGACGTCGGCGACGCTGACCTTGGGCGGCACGTTCGACACGATGGCGCGCCAGTGGGGCCTGCCGCCGGGCGCGGCCCGGGTGGAGCAGGCGCCGGGAGCCGCGACGGAGAAGGAAGCACCGTCGGACGACTCGGGCCCGAAGTGGACCGGCCTGGACGTCGGCTCGCCGTTCGACCACCGGCGCAACGGCATCCTGTACCTGGCCAAGCACCTGCCGCCGCCGGGCCGTGACGGCCTCACTCCGTCCACAATGGACGAACTGGCCGAGCTGATCGAGGCGGCGGGCGGGCGCACGCTCGGGCTGTTCTCCTCGATGCGGGCGGCCAAGCAGGCCACCGAGGAGATGCGCGAGCGGCTGGACTTCCCGATCCTGTGCCAGGGCGACGACGCGACGTCGCTGCTGGTCCAGAAGTTCTCCGAGGACGTCCGCACGTGCCTGTTCGGCACGCTGAGCCTGTGGCAGGGCGTGGACGTGCCGGGCCCGTCGCTGCAGCTGGTGGTGGTCGACCGGATCCCGTTCCCGCGCCCGGACGACCCGGTGTCCTCGGCGCGGCAGCGCGCGGTGGAAGCCCGCGGCGGCAACGGGTTCCTCACCGTGGCGGCCACGCACGCGGCCCTGCTGCTGGCGCAGGGCACCGGGCGGCTGCACCGCGCGGTGAGTGACCGCGGGGTGGTGGCGGTGCTGGATTCGCGGCTGGCGAACGCGCGCTACGGCGGCTTCCTGCGTGCGTCCCTGCCGCCGTTCTGGCCCACGATGGACCCGAAGGTGGTGCGGGAGGCGCTGCGCAGGCTGGACGCTGCCGCGCCCGCGTGA
- a CDS encoding biotin transporter BioY, translated as MSSLSFAGKRPVLADLVPGSLVRDIALVAGGAVLTGAAAQLTIPVPGSPVPMTGQTFAALLVGASLGMSRGAASMLVYLLVGAVGVPWFQHGTAGLSGASAGYIVGFVFAGALVGALAGRGGDRTPVRTAGTMVLGNLVIYAFGVPWLMASTGFDLSTAFAKGVTPFLVGDAIKIVVAAGLLPLTWKLVSGRSED; from the coding sequence GTGTCTTCGCTGTCCTTCGCCGGCAAGCGGCCCGTGCTGGCCGATCTCGTGCCCGGCTCGCTCGTGCGGGACATCGCGCTGGTAGCCGGCGGTGCCGTGCTCACCGGCGCCGCCGCGCAGCTGACGATCCCGGTGCCGGGCAGCCCGGTGCCGATGACCGGCCAGACGTTCGCCGCGCTGCTCGTCGGCGCGTCGCTCGGCATGTCGCGCGGTGCCGCCTCGATGCTGGTGTACCTGCTGGTCGGCGCGGTGGGCGTGCCGTGGTTCCAGCACGGCACCGCGGGCCTGTCCGGCGCGAGCGCCGGCTACATCGTCGGGTTCGTGTTCGCCGGTGCCCTGGTCGGCGCGCTGGCCGGCCGCGGCGGCGACCGGACGCCGGTGCGCACCGCGGGCACCATGGTGCTCGGCAACCTGGTCATCTACGCGTTCGGCGTGCCGTGGCTGATGGCCTCGACCGGGTTCGACCTGTCGACGGCGTTCGCCAAGGGCGTCACGCCGTTCCTGGTCGGGGACGCGATCAAGATCGTCGTCGCCGCCGGCCTGCTGCCGCTGACCTGGAAGCTCGTCTCCGGCCGCTCCGAGGACTGA
- a CDS encoding choice-of-anchor P family protein yields MLAVTTLAGSLLGAAAPVTSTGWASSGSVDVTIDNEHIVTGELAKCTVDGPYRGRTQGGATGDVATFGAGDTGCGRSGAVSIAQAAGRRFRATVLKRYGGPELSVRTFSAKCATTDIGSSGEVAVGAVEGVTVPSEIPPNYRIVIPGGAAGTALATVVLNETVTPQPPDGSLVTHAVHIKLFPQGGPASGDLYLGTAACDPFGKK; encoded by the coding sequence CTGCTGGCCGTGACGACGCTCGCGGGGTCGCTCCTCGGCGCGGCGGCCCCGGTGACGTCCACCGGATGGGCGTCGTCCGGCTCGGTGGACGTGACCATCGACAACGAGCACATCGTCACCGGTGAGCTGGCGAAATGCACCGTCGACGGCCCCTACCGGGGCCGGACGCAGGGCGGTGCCACCGGGGACGTCGCGACGTTCGGCGCCGGTGACACCGGCTGCGGGCGCTCGGGCGCGGTGTCGATCGCCCAGGCGGCCGGGCGGCGCTTCCGGGCGACCGTGCTCAAGCGCTACGGCGGCCCCGAGCTCAGCGTCCGCACCTTCTCGGCGAAGTGCGCGACCACCGACATCGGCAGCTCCGGCGAGGTGGCGGTCGGCGCGGTCGAGGGCGTCACCGTGCCGTCGGAGATCCCGCCGAACTACCGGATCGTCATCCCCGGCGGCGCCGCCGGCACCGCGCTGGCGACGGTCGTGCTCAACGAGACCGTGACGCCCCAGCCGCCGGACGGCAGCCTGGTGACGCACGCGGTGCACATCAAGCTGTTCCCGCAGGGCGGCCCGGCGAGCGGCGACCTCTACCTGGGCACGGCCGCCTGCGACCCGTTCGGGAAGAAGTAG
- a CDS encoding bifunctional 4-hydroxy-2-oxoglutarate aldolase/2-dehydro-3-deoxy-phosphogluconate aldolase, translating to MKDLQAALAEHRLVAILRAPDASRFADAAMVLHAAGVRLLEATLTTPGAPAAITALRLALGEDALVGAGSVREPSDVDIAVDAGAGYLITPTVNPAVLERAAALDTPVICGALTPTEIDQAWRLGAAAVKVFPVAAVGGVAYLRAVRAPLPDVPLVPTGGVHLADVEGYLRAGAIAVAAATPLLGDALTSGGSLPDLATRAGEFVAAAARFTTT from the coding sequence GTGAAGGACCTGCAGGCGGCGCTGGCGGAACACCGGCTCGTCGCGATCCTGCGCGCGCCGGACGCTTCGCGGTTCGCCGACGCGGCGATGGTGCTGCACGCGGCGGGCGTCCGCCTGCTCGAAGCGACGCTGACCACGCCGGGCGCACCCGCGGCCATCACCGCGCTGCGCCTGGCGCTGGGCGAGGACGCGCTGGTCGGCGCGGGCAGCGTCCGCGAGCCGTCCGATGTGGACATCGCGGTGGACGCGGGCGCCGGCTACCTGATCACGCCGACGGTCAACCCCGCGGTCCTGGAGCGCGCCGCGGCCCTGGACACGCCGGTGATCTGCGGCGCGCTGACGCCGACGGAGATCGACCAGGCCTGGCGGCTGGGCGCGGCCGCGGTCAAGGTGTTCCCGGTGGCGGCCGTGGGCGGCGTCGCGTACCTGCGCGCGGTGCGGGCGCCGCTGCCCGACGTCCCGCTGGTGCCGACCGGTGGTGTCCACCTGGCCGACGTCGAGGGCTACCTGCGCGCCGGCGCGATCGCGGTCGCCGCGGCGACGCCGTTGCTGGGCGACGCGCTGACCTCCGGCGGCAGCCTGCCGGACCTGGCCACCCGGGCCGGCGAGTTCGTCGCGGCCGCGGCCCGCTTCACGACGACCTGA
- a CDS encoding isochorismatase family protein, with product MGTALIVVDVQNDFCEGGSLGLPGGAAAAAAISKQAAEGGYSHVVATRDNHIDPGAHFSETPDFKDSWPVHCVAGTAGASFHSALDVVPIGEVFSKGEYSAAYSGFEGAARDGKSLEAWLREHDVTDVDVVGIATDFCVRATALDAAKAGFGVRVLLDLTVGGSQPTVDATLKDFDEAGVAYTGTAVVGPAA from the coding sequence ATGGGTACCGCGCTGATCGTGGTGGACGTGCAGAACGACTTCTGTGAGGGGGGTTCGCTCGGCCTGCCGGGCGGGGCCGCCGCGGCCGCCGCCATCTCCAAGCAGGCCGCCGAAGGCGGGTACAGCCACGTCGTGGCCACCAGGGACAACCACATCGACCCGGGCGCCCACTTCAGCGAGACGCCGGACTTCAAGGACAGCTGGCCGGTGCACTGCGTGGCCGGCACGGCGGGCGCGTCGTTCCACTCCGCGCTCGACGTCGTCCCGATCGGCGAGGTGTTCTCCAAGGGCGAGTACAGCGCCGCCTACTCCGGCTTCGAGGGGGCGGCCCGCGACGGGAAGTCCCTGGAGGCGTGGCTGCGCGAGCACGACGTGACCGACGTCGACGTGGTCGGCATCGCGACGGACTTCTGCGTCCGCGCGACGGCCCTGGACGCGGCGAAGGCCGGCTTCGGCGTGCGGGTGCTGCTGGACCTGACCGTCGGCGGCTCGCAGCCGACGGTCGACGCGACGCTGAAGGACTTCGACGAGGCGGGCGTCGCGTACACCGGCACCGCGGTCGTCGGCCCGGCCGCGTGA
- a CDS encoding nicotinate phosphoribosyltransferase, protein MGSPEPVTASTALLTDHYELTMLGSALADGTHARPCVFEVFARRLPDGRRYGVVAGTARVLDAIADFRFTDAELAQLEATAVVDDATLAWLAGYEFSGDIDGYPEGELYFPGSPILTVTGSFAECVLLETLVLSILNHDSAIASAAARMSGAAHGRPIIEMGGRRTHEYAAVAAARAAYLAGFATTSNLEAGRRYGIPTRGTVAHAFMLLHDSEEAAFRAQVDKMGPDTTLLVDTYDITAGIETAVRVAGPELGAIRIDSGDVGPLARRAREQLDSLGAKDTRIVVSGDLDEHAIAALRAEPVDAYGVGTSVVTGSGAPTAGMVYKLVEVDGKPVAKRSAHKESRGGRKSALRRHRGTGTAVEEVVWTTAGPAPEADANDRPLQIPLIRAGRPEADLPTLDDARQRLRRGLVSLPWEGLKLSHGEPAIPTQFL, encoded by the coding sequence ATGGGTTCACCGGAGCCGGTCACGGCCAGCACTGCGCTGCTCACCGACCACTACGAGCTGACCATGCTGGGCAGCGCGCTCGCCGACGGGACGCACGCGCGGCCCTGCGTGTTCGAGGTTTTCGCCAGGAGGCTGCCGGACGGTCGCCGCTACGGCGTGGTCGCGGGCACCGCGCGGGTGCTCGACGCGATCGCGGACTTCCGCTTCACCGACGCCGAACTCGCGCAGCTGGAGGCCACCGCGGTGGTCGACGACGCGACGCTGGCCTGGCTGGCCGGCTACGAGTTCTCCGGTGACATCGACGGCTACCCCGAGGGCGAGCTGTACTTCCCCGGCTCGCCGATCCTCACCGTCACCGGCTCCTTCGCCGAGTGCGTGCTGCTGGAGACGCTGGTCCTGTCGATCCTGAACCACGACAGCGCCATCGCGTCGGCGGCGGCCCGGATGTCCGGCGCCGCGCACGGCCGCCCGATCATCGAGATGGGCGGCCGCCGCACGCACGAGTACGCCGCCGTCGCCGCTGCCCGCGCCGCCTACCTGGCCGGCTTCGCGACGACGTCCAACCTGGAAGCCGGGCGCCGCTACGGCATCCCGACCCGCGGCACCGTCGCGCACGCCTTCATGCTGCTGCACGACAGCGAAGAGGCGGCCTTCCGCGCCCAGGTGGACAAGATGGGCCCGGACACGACGCTGCTGGTCGACACCTACGACATCACCGCGGGCATCGAGACGGCGGTCCGCGTCGCCGGGCCCGAGCTCGGCGCGATCCGGATCGACTCCGGTGACGTCGGCCCGCTCGCCCGCCGCGCCCGCGAGCAGCTGGACTCCCTCGGCGCCAAGGACACCCGGATCGTGGTGTCCGGCGACCTGGACGAGCACGCCATCGCGGCCCTGCGCGCGGAGCCGGTCGACGCGTACGGCGTCGGCACCTCGGTGGTCACCGGCTCCGGTGCGCCGACCGCCGGCATGGTCTACAAGCTGGTCGAGGTGGACGGCAAGCCGGTGGCCAAGCGCAGTGCGCACAAGGAGTCGCGCGGCGGCCGCAAGTCCGCGCTGCGGCGCCACCGCGGCACCGGCACGGCGGTCGAGGAGGTCGTCTGGACGACCGCCGGTCCCGCGCCCGAGGCCGACGCCAACGACCGGCCGCTGCAGATTCCGCTGATCCGCGCTGGCCGCCCGGAGGCGGACCTGCCTACGCTCGACGATGCGAGGCAGCGGCTGCGCCGCGGCCTGGTCAGCCTGCCGTGGGAGGGCCTCAAGCTCTCGCACGGCGAGCCCGCAATCCCGACGCAGTTCTTGTGA